In Candidatus Poribacteria bacterium, one DNA window encodes the following:
- a CDS encoding HAD family hydrolase translates to MAINGIFFDLYGTLLVYGNMDVAWSDWLNEFHKQLRLHGLTCSVESFAKTCDQFFGKSEPTPRQHNMTVFEQRIQNLCLDLDLTLTSEDITEIANKIASAWQKHIVLDAEALDVLQILHRSKKLALISNFDHPPHVHSVLSKLGLTDFFDSVVISGEVGVKKPDPRIFDSAFAQTGMKPEQVVYIGDTEDDTEAARAAGIVPIVIQRENEGNAFDFSVNKDSSEGKEFALDVRTITKLSELTTL, encoded by the coding sequence ATGGCTATTAACGGGATCTTTTTTGACTTATACGGGACACTCTTGGTGTACGGAAATATGGATGTCGCATGGTCTGATTGGCTGAACGAATTTCATAAACAACTCAGATTGCACGGATTGACGTGTTCAGTAGAATCATTTGCGAAAACGTGCGATCAGTTTTTCGGTAAAAGCGAACCAACACCGCGACAACACAATATGACGGTGTTTGAACAACGTATCCAAAACCTCTGCTTGGATTTAGATCTGACTCTAACTTCTGAAGATATAACAGAGATCGCAAACAAAATTGCCAGTGCTTGGCAAAAACATATAGTGCTCGATGCTGAGGCATTAGACGTACTGCAAATACTACACCGTTCCAAAAAACTCGCTCTCATTTCCAATTTCGATCATCCACCGCACGTTCATTCTGTTCTCAGTAAACTCGGTCTGACGGATTTTTTTGATTCGGTTGTTATCTCCGGTGAAGTGGGTGTCAAGAAACCGGATCCACGCATATTTGACTCGGCTTTTGCACAGACGGGAATGAAGCCTGAACAGGTCGTTTATATTGGGGACACGGAAGACGATACGGAAGCTGCTCGCGCTGCGGGTATTGTACCGATAGTGATACAAAGGGAAAATGAGGGCAATGCGTTTGATTTCAGCGTCAATAAAGATAGTTCGGAGGGAAAAGAATTCGCACTTGATGTGAGGACAATAACGAAACTATCGGAACTTACAACTTTGTGA
- a CDS encoding phytanoyl-CoA dioxygenase family protein translates to MTGEEKFKVDLEGYLVIKNVLTDDEVAEMNEIIDNGDRQGPPSLWGEPFKRLIDHPKILPYLIELLGSHVRLDHDYSLFMEKGQGRGGLHGGEDGGRAGGHVGDHWYKYRDGHIRNGLSVMTYNLADAPAGAGGFACIPASHKSNFVPEIPSEVRRFERPAHYVVQPPVEAGDVLFFTEALIHGTMPWTAEHERRSLLYKYSPGHSAWSSNYYDISKYEGLTEQQKRMLMPPSIGRRPPVVDSE, encoded by the coding sequence ATGACAGGTGAAGAGAAATTCAAAGTAGACCTTGAGGGGTATCTCGTTATAAAGAATGTTTTGACCGACGACGAGGTCGCTGAGATGAACGAGATTATTGATAACGGAGATCGTCAAGGACCGCCGAGTCTTTGGGGTGAACCGTTTAAGCGGCTCATTGACCATCCGAAAATTCTGCCCTATCTGATTGAATTACTGGGTTCGCATGTCCGACTCGATCATGATTACTCCCTCTTTATGGAGAAAGGGCAAGGACGCGGTGGATTACACGGCGGTGAGGATGGCGGACGCGCCGGTGGACACGTCGGTGATCACTGGTATAAGTATCGGGACGGACATATACGGAATGGGTTGTCCGTGATGACGTATAATCTGGCGGATGCTCCGGCAGGTGCGGGTGGGTTTGCTTGTATCCCAGCGAGCCATAAGAGTAATTTCGTACCGGAAATTCCGTCAGAGGTTCGGCGATTTGAGCGTCCGGCGCACTATGTCGTCCAGCCGCCCGTCGAGGCGGGAGATGTGCTGTTTTTCACGGAGGCACTCATTCACGGGACGATGCCGTGGACAGCGGAACATGAACGGCGGTCGTTGCTCTATAAATACAGCCCTGGACATTCCGCGTGGTCGAGCAATTACTACGACATTAGCAAATACGAGGGGTTGACGGAACAACAGAAACGGATGTTGATGCCGCCATCTATCGGCAGACGACCGCCAGTTGTTGATTCGGAATGA
- a CDS encoding phytanoyl-CoA dioxygenase family protein: protein MAESQVKGLSIMTGEEKFQVDLEGYLVIKNVLTDAEIAEMNDIIDNGERQGPPSLWGEPFKRLIDHPKILPYLIDLLGPHVRLDHDYAIFMEKGQSGGRLHGGEDGGRPGGNEGDHWYKYRDGIMRNGLCVMTYNLADAPEGAGGFACIPGSHKSNFLREIPSDVRQFERPTHYVVQPALAAGDVLFFTEALIHGTMPWTAGHQRRSLLYKYSPGHSAWAGNYYDISKYDGLTEQQKRMLMPPSIGRRPPVVDSE from the coding sequence ATGGCTGAAAGCCAAGTGAAAGGATTATCTATTATGACAGGCGAAGAGAAATTTCAGGTAGACCTTGAAGGGTATCTCGTTATAAAAAATGTCTTGACTGATGCCGAAATCGCTGAGATGAACGATATTATTGATAATGGTGAACGTCAGGGACCGCCAAGCCTCTGGGGTGAACCTTTTAAGCGATTGATTGATCATCCGAAAATTCTGCCGTATCTTATTGACCTATTGGGTCCGCATGTCCGACTTGACCATGACTATGCCATTTTCATGGAAAAAGGTCAAAGTGGTGGCAGATTGCACGGCGGTGAAGATGGTGGTAGACCTGGTGGTAATGAGGGGGATCACTGGTATAAATACCGAGATGGTATCATGCGGAACGGGTTATGTGTGATGACATATAATCTGGCGGATGCCCCGGAAGGTGCGGGCGGATTCGCCTGTATTCCGGGAAGTCATAAGAGCAACTTCTTAAGGGAAATCCCGTCAGATGTACGGCAATTTGAACGCCCAACGCACTATGTCGTTCAACCGGCTCTGGCAGCAGGGGATGTGCTATTCTTCACTGAGGCACTCATTCATGGAACGATGCCGTGGACAGCAGGTCATCAACGCCGGTCGTTGCTCTATAAATATAGTCCGGGACACTCCGCGTGGGCGGGGAACTACTATGATATTAGCAAATACGACGGATTGACGGAGCAACAGAAACGGATGTTGATGCCACCATCTATCGGTAGACGGCCGCCAGTTGTTGATTCAGAATGA
- a CDS encoding phytanoyl-CoA dioxygenase family protein, translating to MTGEEKFQVDLEGYLVIKNVLTEDEVAEMNDIIDNSERQGPPSLWGEPFKRLIDHPKILPYLLDLLGPHVRLDHDYAIFMEAGPHINGLHGGEDGGGPGGPEADHWYKYRDGIMRNGLSVMTYNLADAPEGAGGFSCIPGSHKSNFLRDIPTEVRRFERPAHYVVQPALEAGDVVFFTEALVHGTMPWTAKHQRRSLLYKYSPGHSSWSNTYYDISKYGELSEQQKRMLLPPSIGNRPRVVDG from the coding sequence ATGACAGGTGAAGAAAAATTTCAGGTAGACCTTGAAGGGTATCTCGTCATAAAGAACGTCTTGACTGAGGATGAAGTCGCTGAGATGAACGATATCATCGATAACAGCGAACGTCAGGGACCGCCGAGTCTCTGGGGTGAACCTTTTAAGCGACTGATTGATCATCCGAAAATCCTTCCGTATCTCCTTGACCTACTGGGTCCGCACGTGCGTCTCGACCATGATTACGCCATCTTCATGGAGGCAGGTCCCCATATTAATGGCTTGCACGGTGGCGAAGATGGTGGTGGACCCGGCGGTCCCGAAGCGGATCACTGGTATAAATACCGAGATGGTATCATGCGGAACGGATTGTCTGTGATGACTTACAATCTGGCGGATGCGCCGGAAGGCGCGGGTGGATTCTCCTGTATTCCGGGCAGCCATAAGAGCAACTTTTTGCGGGACATCCCGACAGAGGTGCGGCGATTTGAGCGTCCTGCACACTACGTCGTCCAACCTGCTCTGGAGGCGGGGGATGTCGTCTTTTTCACAGAGGCACTCGTTCATGGAACGATGCCGTGGACAGCAAAACATCAACGGCGGTCGCTGCTCTATAAGTATAGCCCTGGACACTCCTCATGGTCGAACACCTACTATGACATTAGTAAATACGGCGAATTGAGCGAACAGCAGAAGCGAATGTTGTTGCCGCCTTCTATTGGCAATCGTCCGCGCGTCGTTGATGGTTAA
- a CDS encoding ankyrin repeat domain-containing protein: MAKVQLTGNQSDFLKVVVAAAGRGELDTVRELLDDNPAWIHTVGSHGRTMLWEAAYRGKLEMVQFLLERGADINLPGCYHIQHRLEITPYCVARYEGRDSVADYLLEQGATIDIHTAAYLGDYDKVHSHLDNDPRLVNKGYLQAVMLPAGKPHTFEHRETAWATPLCYAIRGGVPAIVELLISRGATIEPYSERFLDYAVSGNRIEITTLLLENGADPNKVPRILDDGSEMSVLLKSYGVPPKDINAQNDMGWPPLVYACRGDNGEHPSAVLRLLYLGADIDVRNYKGKTALHCAAKAGFLSVIDLLIEKGATIDAPDNNGETALFEAIRSTIKDGEKQRAAIEALLVKGANPNLKNGKGLTPLQVAQRMRRADAGKIVELLRKYEAV, translated from the coding sequence ATGGCAAAGGTTCAACTTACTGGAAATCAGAGTGATTTTCTTAAAGTCGTTGTTGCGGCGGCAGGGCGTGGGGAACTTGATACTGTTCGCGAACTACTTGATGATAATCCCGCTTGGATTCATACTGTTGGCTCACACGGTCGGACGATGTTGTGGGAGGCGGCGTATCGCGGGAAATTGGAGATGGTTCAATTCCTGCTTGAACGAGGTGCCGATATAAATCTGCCGGGTTGCTATCACATCCAGCATCGCCTTGAGATAACGCCCTACTGCGTGGCGCGCTACGAAGGGCGCGATAGCGTAGCAGACTATCTACTTGAGCAGGGCGCGACAATTGACATCCATACCGCCGCCTATCTCGGAGACTATGATAAGGTCCACTCACACCTCGATAACGACCCACGTCTCGTTAACAAAGGATATCTTCAGGCAGTGATGCTACCGGCTGGGAAGCCTCACACCTTTGAACACCGCGAAACGGCGTGGGCAACTCCGCTCTGTTATGCCATCAGGGGCGGAGTTCCGGCAATCGTTGAACTGCTTATCTCACGAGGTGCAACCATCGAACCCTATAGTGAACGCTTTCTGGATTATGCCGTCTCAGGGAATCGGATAGAGATTACAACGTTGTTACTCGAAAACGGAGCGGATCCGAACAAAGTCCCACGTATCTTGGACGACGGTTCCGAAATGAGCGTGCTGCTCAAAAGTTACGGTGTCCCACCCAAAGACATAAACGCTCAGAACGATATGGGCTGGCCCCCACTCGTTTACGCCTGCCGCGGCGACAACGGGGAACATCCAAGCGCAGTTTTGAGGCTTTTATATCTCGGTGCGGATATCGATGTTCGGAACTACAAAGGAAAAACGGCGTTGCATTGTGCAGCGAAGGCAGGTTTTCTTAGCGTCATTGATCTGCTTATCGAAAAAGGTGCCACGATTGATGCACCCGATAACAATGGCGAAACAGCGTTGTTTGAGGCAATCCGATCGACGATAAAGGATGGTGAAAAACAGCGTGCTGCTATAGAGGCGTTGCTTGTTAAAGGTGCGAATCCGAACCTTAAGAATGGGAAAGGTTTGACCCCGCTGCAAGTGGCGCAGCGGATGCGACGGGCGGATGCTGGGAAAATTGTTGAATTGTTGCGGAAGTATGAGGCGGTTTAG
- a CDS encoding AAC(3) family N-acetyltransferase: protein MGYTPDFQRRSTQPTRLKMHYTRERLIQGFTDLGIEKGDTLFIHSSFKSLGPVEGGAGTVISALEAIIGQSGLILMPTFSLLPSREERVAAWDVATTPSTVGWLTEFFRQMPGTYRSDHYSHAVAARGKDAEMFVSDHLRREGHQSPWDHHPWGKTYGTHSPMFRAYKANAKLLMIGVDYQTSTYIHLVEVIHWNKRLADDTQAQFAGLNRPKLGEFWEGLGQLKRGPVGDSDCRLFHIKTYVDTLLEEVERNSEPYVG, encoded by the coding sequence TTGGGATACACCCCTGATTTTCAACGCCGTTCAACCCAACCTACAAGACTTAAGATGCACTACACCCGCGAGAGACTCATTCAAGGTTTTACCGATCTCGGCATCGAAAAAGGGGATACACTTTTTATTCATTCGTCCTTCAAGAGTTTGGGACCTGTTGAGGGTGGTGCTGGTACGGTAATCTCTGCGCTCGAAGCGATTATCGGACAGAGCGGGCTGATTCTGATGCCGACTTTTAGTCTTTTACCGAGTCGGGAAGAACGCGTTGCGGCGTGGGATGTTGCGACAACTCCGTCTACGGTGGGATGGCTGACGGAGTTTTTTCGGCAGATGCCCGGTACCTATCGCTCTGACCACTATTCTCACGCCGTTGCTGCGCGTGGGAAAGATGCGGAGATGTTTGTGTCCGATCATCTTCGACGCGAAGGCCACCAATCACCGTGGGATCATCACCCGTGGGGCAAGACTTATGGCACGCATTCGCCGATGTTTCGTGCTTACAAGGCGAACGCTAAACTCCTCATGATTGGCGTTGACTATCAGACTTCGACCTATATCCATCTCGTTGAGGTTATCCATTGGAATAAACGCCTTGCTGACGATACGCAGGCACAGTTTGCCGGATTGAACCGTCCAAAACTTGGTGAATTCTGGGAAGGACTGGGTCAGTTGAAGCGAGGTCCGGTGGGGGATTCGGATTGTCGGTTGTTTCACATTAAGACGTATGTAGACACACTTCTGGAAGAGGTTGAGCGCAATTCTGAGCCTTATGTCGGATGA
- a CDS encoding RDD family protein, which yields MNEQLSVETPEQIDINFQQAGIGSRFYAALIDFLLLLLVAVMGYYVNERFISELGDILGKWLSALGGVIVFALNWGYYMVFEVTTNGQSLGKRVLGLRVIKEGGYPISFADSAIRNLVRIADFLPLFYGVGLLVMLLNKNWQRLGDLAAGTLVIKTVRTELTLPQAGSYSVSSQELMYDAWIQPALVTEAETRTICEYLTRRAKLSEDRRAALASAIGSPIVEKMGASGSINYDKFLEEVYILKMSKTT from the coding sequence ATGAATGAACAATTATCCGTAGAAACGCCAGAACAGATCGACATCAACTTCCAACAAGCAGGTATTGGCTCGCGTTTCTATGCAGCACTTATTGACTTTTTATTGCTCTTACTGGTTGCGGTTATGGGATACTACGTTAACGAGCGTTTTATCTCGGAGCTTGGAGATATTCTCGGCAAGTGGCTTAGCGCGTTGGGCGGTGTCATTGTCTTCGCACTCAACTGGGGCTACTACATGGTATTTGAGGTTACCACGAATGGGCAATCGCTCGGAAAGCGTGTGCTCGGTTTGCGCGTTATTAAAGAAGGCGGATACCCGATTAGTTTCGCTGATTCTGCAATCCGTAATCTGGTGCGGATCGCCGATTTTCTCCCCCTCTTTTACGGCGTAGGTCTACTTGTTATGTTGCTGAACAAAAATTGGCAACGATTAGGGGATTTGGCTGCAGGGACACTTGTTATTAAAACCGTACGCACGGAGTTGACGCTTCCTCAAGCCGGTTCATACAGCGTTTCATCACAAGAACTTATGTATGATGCTTGGATCCAACCGGCGTTAGTCACGGAGGCAGAAACGCGTACAATATGCGAATATCTCACCCGTCGCGCCAAGCTCTCTGAGGATCGACGTGCAGCGTTGGCGAGTGCCATCGGCAGCCCAATTGTTGAAAAAATGGGGGCGAGTGGTTCAATCAACTACGATAAATTTTTAGAGGAAGTTTACATACTTAAAATGTCAAAGACAACCTAA
- a CDS encoding stage II sporulation protein M, with the protein MLSTEFIAKKQKTWDELEVLLNHSRGASARELDRLGYLYRRVTSDLAVARRDFPQDQCVPYLNALASRAHSKVYQTSPFKRGTFWSFFHFGFPTLFRENLSFIGASFLMFVLAFVGAYWIALATPELAEKLIPNRYLSHIKELEGGAWNDTSAENRNLFASFVMTNNIRVAFYAFAWGITFMIGTVYILVLNGVLIGAIAGLCHLHGAALSLWSFVSPHGYIELTTIFIAGGAGLKLGYSLIAPSLFTRKRALTDAAKTAIRLLAGCVALLVVAGIIEGFVSPSSLPRVFKIGFGAATGVLLFIYLFAMKAPDANTSAP; encoded by the coding sequence ATGTTATCTACAGAATTCATCGCTAAAAAGCAGAAAACGTGGGACGAACTTGAAGTACTTCTAAACCATTCACGCGGCGCGAGTGCGAGAGAACTTGACCGGCTTGGGTATCTATACCGGCGCGTTACGTCCGATTTAGCGGTCGCACGTCGTGATTTCCCACAAGATCAGTGTGTCCCGTATCTGAACGCGCTTGCATCACGTGCGCACTCTAAGGTCTACCAAACCTCTCCTTTCAAGCGCGGTACCTTTTGGAGTTTCTTCCACTTCGGTTTCCCTACACTATTCCGAGAGAACCTTAGTTTCATTGGAGCATCGTTTCTGATGTTTGTCCTCGCGTTCGTTGGAGCCTATTGGATCGCTCTGGCAACACCTGAACTCGCAGAAAAACTCATTCCTAACCGCTACCTATCTCACATTAAAGAGTTAGAAGGAGGCGCGTGGAACGATACATCAGCGGAAAATCGAAATCTATTTGCCTCCTTTGTCATGACGAATAACATTCGGGTCGCTTTCTATGCCTTTGCGTGGGGCATCACATTTATGATAGGCACTGTTTATATCTTAGTCCTCAACGGTGTTCTCATCGGTGCGATTGCCGGATTGTGTCACCTTCACGGAGCTGCGCTGTCGCTCTGGTCGTTTGTGTCACCGCACGGCTATATTGAATTGACAACGATTTTTATTGCTGGTGGTGCCGGGTTGAAACTGGGATATTCACTCATCGCACCGTCGCTATTTACGCGGAAGCGTGCTTTGACGGATGCTGCGAAAACGGCTATCCGTTTGCTTGCTGGATGCGTCGCGCTGCTCGTTGTTGCTGGGATTATTGAGGGTTTTGTGTCGCCTTCCAGTTTACCACGCGTTTTCAAAATCGGATTTGGTGCTGCAACGGGGGTTTTACTGTTTATCTACCTCTTTGCAATGAAAGCCCCTGATGCTAATACATCCGCACCTTGA